AGGTGCGAAACCGCGGTTCGTTCACTAGCGACCCCTTTTGCCGTGCTGGTGTTATTTGTTGGAGCCGATCTGTCCAATCCATGAGGCATACGGCGGCAGTGTGATGTTTTGCAGGCTGGTGGTTTGTTTGAGACCGGGTGCATTGGTGAGGAGCGTGTTTACGGTATTGCCGGAGACCTTCGCTTTGCTGGGATCAAGTGAGATTGTCTGGGGTTGATCGGTGAAGTTGAGCGCCACGACGATTGCAGGATTGCCAGCGACACCTTCGCGAACGTAGGAGAGGACGGATGGGTTCGACTCATCGAGCATCACCTGTTTTCCATCGCGGAGTGTGGGGTTGTCCCTGCGCATCGCAATTAACTGCTTGTGCCAGTTGAGGAGCGAGTCGGGTTCGAGCTCTTCCGCCTTCACGTTGATGGTTGAGTAGTTGGATGGGACGGGAAGCCATGTTGTGGAGGAGCTGCTGAATCCGGCGTTTTTTGAGTCGTCCCATTGCATGGGTGTGCGCTCTCCGTCGCGGCCCTTCTCTTTCGGCCAGCCGGTGACCCCGATGGGATCCTTTACGTCTTCTTTGCGCGTGGGCGTGGAGGTGACCATGCCTAGCTCTTCGCCGTAGTACATGAGGGCGGTGGCGCGTGAGGTGAGGAGCACGGCGGCGAGGAGCCTTGCGATGGCCTGATTGTGATCGCCGTTGCTGTAGCGATCCCAACTGCGGACGTTGTCGTGATTGTCGAAGACGAAGAGCGGTTGAGAGCCATTGAGCTGGGTCTCGGCTTCGTTGATGAGTTTGCGAAAACGTGTGGCGTCGAGCTTGTCGTGGTCACCGTGGAAGCCGAGGAGCATATCCATGGGGAGTTGCAGCTCATCGTGCCGGGCGCCGCCGTACCACTCATTGAGCGCGGCGGTGTCGGGGAGATAGGTCTCGCCGATGAGGACGCGGTTGCCGGGGTATTTTTCTACCATGGCGCGCATGCGACGGATGACTCCGTGGACCTCGGAGAGGTTGCTGGTGTAGATGTCTTTGAGGTTGGGATCACCCTGGGCATTTATGCCGCCGGCTTCGGGCTCGTTGCGGAGTTGGGGGTCTTCGAAGAGGGTGGGGATGGCGTCGAGGCGGAAGCCTGC
This Tunturibacter gelidoferens DNA region includes the following protein-coding sequences:
- a CDS encoding glycoside hydrolase family 13 protein, which encodes MTTKLRHRNASSSSWLPLLAILATSALWTSGSIALGQTPQPSTATAAAHNDGPWWKHAVLYEIYPRSFQDSNGDGIGDLNGITQRLDYLKSLGIDAIWIAPMYPSPQVDFGYDISDYQAVDPQYGTLADMDRLIAEGKQRNIRVVLDMVLNHTSDKHQWFIDSASSRTNPKHDWYVWNDGVPANGPNVTAYQKRFEHEGRVPPNNWISGFGGSAWEWVPAVHQFYYHKFYKQQPDLNWRNPAVEKACFDAMRFWLDRGVAGFRLDAIPTLFEDPQLRNEPEAGGINAQGDPNLKDIYTSNLSEVHGVIRRMRAMVEKYPGNRVLIGETYLPDTAALNEWYGGARHDELQLPMDMLLGFHGDHDKLDATRFRKLINEAETQLNGSQPLFVFDNHDNVRSWDRYSNGDHNQAIARLLAAVLLTSRATALMYYGEELGMVTSTPTRKEDVKDPIGVTGWPKEKGRDGERTPMQWDDSKNAGFSSSSTTWLPVPSNYSTINVKAEELEPDSLLNWHKQLIAMRRDNPTLRDGKQVMLDESNPSVLSYVREGVAGNPAIVVALNFTDQPQTISLDPSKAKVSGNTVNTLLTNAPGLKQTTSLQNITLPPYASWIGQIGSNK